From a region of the Arvicanthis niloticus isolate mArvNil1 chromosome 6, mArvNil1.pat.X, whole genome shotgun sequence genome:
- the Tspoap1 gene encoding peripheral-type benzodiazepine receptor-associated protein 1 isoform X4 encodes MEQLTTLPRLGDPGTMEPWALPAWQPWTQGQGCKSGDASPSIAGTLTALQVKGLRSEESSEPEGAHSPGPIGNTDPEETETRLPKLGQQTESPGYSCSRLEDEDAQAFKAKFNIGFGDRPNLELLRALGELQQRCTILKEENQMLRKSSFPETEEKVRRLKRKNAELAVIAKRLEERAQKLQETNMRVVSAPVPRPGSSLELCRKALARQRARDLSETASALLAKDKQIAALQRECRELQARLSLVGKEGPQWLHMRDFDRLLRESQREVLRLQRQIALRNQREPLRPARSPCPAAPSRVGAPAPGAPGEAILQDDVDSPQVVLGEPEKQQRVQQLESELCKKRKKCESLEQEARKKQRRCEELELQLRAAQNENARLVEENSRLSGRATEKEQVEWENAELKGQLLGVTKERDSALQKSRGLQSKLESLEQVLKHMREVAQRRQQLEVEHEQARLSLQEKQEEVRRLQQAQAEAKREHEGAVQLLESTLDSMQARVRELEGQCRSQTERFSLLAQELQAFRLHPGPLDLLTSALGCNALGDHPPPHCCCSTPQPCQGSGPKDLDLPPGSPGRCTPKSEPALATLTGVPRRTAKKAESLSNSSRSESIHNSPKSCPTPEVDTASEVEELEVDSVSLLPAALEGHSGGARIQVFLARYSYNPFEGPNENPEAELPLTAGEYIYIYGNMDEDGFFEGELMDGRRGLVPSNFVERVSDDDLLSTLPRELADSSHSSGPELSFLSGGGGGCSSGGQSSGGRSQPRPEEEAAGDELSLSPPPEGLGEPLAVPYPRHITVLKQLAHSVVLAWELPPERVDLRGFHIFVNGELRQALGPGVPPKAVLENMDLRAGPLHVSVQALTSKGSSDPLRCCLAVGAGAGVVPSQLRIHRLTATSAEITWVPGNSNLAHAIYLNGEECPPARPSTYWATFCNLRPGTLYQARVEAQIPSQGPWEPGWEKAEQRAATLQFTTLPAGLPDAPLDVQAEPGPSPGILMISWLPVTIDAAGTSNGVRVTGYAIYADGQKIMEVASPTAGSVLVEVSQLQLLQACHEVTVRTMSPHGESTDSIPAPVAPALASACQPARMSCLSPRPSPEVRTPLASVSPGLGDTSFPLRHPVPHGAQDSPASLSIEVSKGSQEEPPAPCSQEGAEAAVWSISEEKRAIGPTVSQEGPDPVAPPSLAKQAVECTSGDAGPIPCSTQGELTQKESSTEACHGGDLVSGLKLRSEKEDMSELGVRLVNSFVDHRNSDLSDIQEEEEDEEEEEEELGSRPSSSQKQVAGNRENEAKATETGESRGQDNSVRRGPQRRGARVPRSGTTELAHPRSPQEAPPHQDLPVRVFVALFDYDPVSMSPNPDAGEEELPFREGQLLKVFGDKDADGFYRGESGGRTGYIPCNMVAEVAVDSPAGRQQLLQRSLLSPNVLTEGSGNGPSAYSSAHTPGPPPKPRRSKKVELEGPAQLCPGPPKLIHSAASKTSRPMVAAFDYNPRENSPNMDVEAELPFRAGDVITVFGNMDDDGFYYGELNGQRGLVPSNFLEGPGPEAGGLESGTSQAESQDPRITIQGPPVPPGWHCALSSGSSSRTKLGESQGIAEKKQGLLAKGKELLKRLGSRKD; translated from the exons ATGGAGCAACTGACAACCCTTCCACGGCTTGGAGACCCTGGAACCATGGAGCCATGGGCACTGCCTGCCTGGCAGCCCTGGACTCAGGGCCAGGGGTGCAAATCCGGAGATGCATCTCCAAGCATTGCTGGTACTCTGACAGCTCTGCAGGTTAAAGGATTGAGGTCTGAAGAGAGTTCCGAGCCTGAGGGAGCTCATAGCCCTGGGCCTATCGGGAATACAGACCCTGAAGAAACAGAGACCAGGTTGCCCAAGCTGGGGCAGCAAACGGAGAGCCCTGGGTACAGCTGTTCCAGGCTGGAGGATGAGGACGCACAGGCTTTTAAG GCCAAGTTCAACATAGGCTTCGGGGACAGGCCTAATCTGGAGCTGCTGAGGGCCCTAGGGGAGCTGCAGCAGCGCTGTACCATCCTGAAGGAGGAAAACCAAATGCTG AGAAAAAGCAGCTTCCCAGAGACGGAGGAGAAGGTACGGAGGCTAAAGCGGAAGAATGCTGAACTGGCGGTCATTGCCAAGCGCCTGGAGGAGAGGGCACAGAAGCTGCAGGAAACGAACATGAGGGTG GTGAGTGCCCCTGTGCCCCGACCTGGATCCAGTTTGGAGTTGTGCCGTAAGGCTCTAGCTCGCCAGCGAGCCCGAGACCTCAGTGAGACAGCCAGTGCACTGCTGGCCAAGGACAAACAGATTGCTGCCTTGCAGCGGGAGTGCAGGGAGCTGCAGGCCAGACTCTCTCTGGTGGGCAAG GAAGGTCCCCAGTGGCTGCATATGCGGGATTTCGACCGGTTGCTGCGCGAGTCCCAACGGGAGGTTCTGCGACTGCAGAGGCAGATCGCCCTGCGCAACCAGCGGGAGCCACTCCGGCCAGCCCGGTCCCCGTGTCCTGCTGCCCCCTCCAGAGTAGGGGCGCCGGCCCCCGGGGCCCCTGGAGAG GCCATACTTCAGGATGATGTGGATAGCCCACAGGTGGTCCTAGGGGAACCAGAGAAACAGCAAAGGGTACAACAGCTG GAATCTGAGCTCTGCAAGAAGCGAAAGAAATGTGAGAGTCTGGAGCAGGAAGCCAGGAAGAAGCAGAGGCGATGTGAGGAGCTG GAACTACAGCTGAGGGCAGCCCAGAATGAAAATGCTCGTCTGGTGGAGGAGAACTCTCGCCTCAGTGGGAGAGCCACAGAGAAGGAACAG GTGGAGTGGGAGAATGCAGAGCTAAAGGGACAGCTTCTGGGGGTGACAAAGGAGAGGGACTCAGCCCTTCAGAAGAGCCGGGGCCTGCAAAGCAAGCTGGAGAGCCTGGAGCAGGTGCTGAAG CATATGCGGGAGGTGGCCCAGCGGCGGCAGCAGCTGGAGGTGGAGCATGAGCAGGCTAGGCTCAGCctgcaggagaagcaggaggaggtccGGAGGCTGCAGCAG GCCCAGGCAGAAGCCAAGAGGGAACATGAGGGAGCAGTACAGCTGTTGGAG TCTACCTTGGATTCCATGCAG GCCCGGGTTCGAGAGCTTGAGGGCCAGTGCCGAAGCCAAACTGAGCgcttcagccttctggcacagGAGCTCCAGGCCTTCCGTCTGCACCCAGGCCCTCTGGATCTGCTTACTTCAGCCCTGGGCTGTAATGCCCTTGGGGACCACCCGCCACCCCACTGCTGCTGCTCTACCCCTCAACCCTGCCAGGGGTCCGGCCCCAAAG ATCTTGACCTCCCACCGGGCTCCCCAGGACGCTGCACTCCCAAATCTGAGCCTGCTCTCGCCACCCTTACTGGAGTCCCTCGAAGGACAGCTAAGAAGGCGGAGTCTCTTTCTAACTCTTCTCGCTCAGAGTCCATCCACAACAGCCCCAAGTCATGTCCCACACCAGAG GTGGACACAGCCAGTGAGGTGGAGGAGCTTGAGGTAGACAGTGTGTCCCTGCTCCCAGCAGCTCTGGAGGGCCACTCGGGAGGAGCCAGAATCCAGGTCTTCCTAGCACGCTATAG CTACAACCCCTTTGAGGGTCCCAATGAGAATCCAGAGGCTGAGCTTCCGCTGACAGCCGGCGAGTACATCTACATCTATGGTAATATGGACGAGGATGGCTTTTTTGAAG GGGAGCTCATGGATGGTCGAAGGGGCCTGGTCCCCTCCAACTTTGTAGAGCGTGTGTCTgatgatgaccttctgtccaccCTCCCTCGGGAGCTGGCCGATTCATCGCACAGCTCTGGCCCCGAACTCAGTTTCCTGAGTGGAGGCGGGGGTGGTTGCAGTAGTGGGGGCCAGAGCAGCGGGGGACGTAGCCAGCCCAGACCAGAGGAGGAGGCTGCAGGAGATGAACTCAGTCTGAGCCCCCCACCAGAGGGACTGGGCGAGCCTCTGGCTGTGCCTTACCCCCGACATATCACGGTCCTCAAGCAGCTAGCCCACAGTGTGGTGCTGGCCTGGGAGTTGCCTCCTGAGAGAGTAGATCTACGTGGCTTCCATATCTTTGTCAATGGGGAACTtcgtcaggccttggggcctggGGTGCCCCCCAAAGCTGTGCTTGAAAATATGGACCTGCGGGCTGGGCCTCTTCATGTGTCTGTCCAGGCCCTaaccagcaagggcagttcagATCCTCTGCGCTGTTGCCTGGCTGTGGGTGCCGGAGCTGGAGTGGTACCCAGCCAGCTACGGATCCATCGATTGACAGCCACATCTGCTGAGATCACCTGGGTGCCGGGGAATAGCAACCTGGCCCATGCCATCTACCTCAACGGAGAAGAGTGCCCACCTGCTCGCCCCAGCACCTACTGGGCAACCTTTTGTAACCTGAGGCCTGGCACACTCTACCAGGCCCGAGTGGAGGCTCAGATCCCATCTCAGGGGCCTTGGGAGCCaggctgggagaaagcagagcAGCGAGCTGCTACCTTGCAGTTCACCACACTTCCAGCAG GCCTGCCTGACGCCCCACTGGATGTCCAGGCTGAACCAGGACCCTCTCCTGGAATCTTGATGATCAGTTGGCTTCCTGTCACCATTGACGCCGCTGGTACCTCCAATGGTGTCCGGGTTACAGGCTATGCCATCTATGCTGATGGGCAGAAG ATTATGGAAGTGGCTTCCCCCACAGCAGGCAGTGTGCTGGTGGAGGTATcccagctgcagctgctgcaggCCTGCCATGAGGTGACTGTACGCACTATGTCACCCCATGGCGAGTCCACTGACTCCATCCCGGCCCCTGTTGCCCCAGCCCTGGCTTCTGCCTGCCAGCCAGCCAGGATGTCCTGTCTCTCACCACGACCAAGCCCAGAGGTCAGAACACCCCTTGCTTCAGTCTCCCCAGGGCTTGGGGATACCAGCTTTCCCCTCCGGCATCCTGTCCCCCATGGAGCTCAAGATTCTCCTGCAAGCCTTTCCATAGAGGTGTCCAAAGGGTCTCAGGAGGAACCTCCAGCCCCTTGTTCTCAG GAAGGGGCTGAGGCAGCTGTGTGGAgcatctcagaagagaagagggcTATCGGGCCAACTGTGAGCCAGGAAGGCCCTGATCCTGTGGCTCCTCCCTCCCTGGCTAAGCAGGCAGTGGAGTGCACTTCAGGAGATGCTGGCCCCATACCTTGCTCCACCCAAGGAGAACTGACCCAGAAGGAGTCAAGTACTGAAGCCTGTCATGGGGGAGATCTGGTCTCCGGGCTGAAACTCAGATCTGAG AAAGAAGATATGTCAGAGCTTGGAGTTCGCCTAGTGAATTCCTTTGTGGATCACCGAAACTCAGACTTATCAgacatccaggaagaagaggaagatgaggaagaagaggaagaggaactggGTTCCAGGCCTTCTTCCTCCCAGAAGCAGGTTGCTGGCAACAGGGAGAATGAAGCCAAG GCAACAGAAACTGGGGAGTCCAGAGGGCAGGACAACTCTGTGCGGAGGGGACCCCAGAGGAGAGGGGCCCGGGTGCCTAGGTCTGGTACCACTGAGCTGG CCCATCCAAGGAGCCCTCAAGAAGCACCACCTCATCAGGACCTACCTGTGAGGGTCTTTGTGGCTCTGTTTGACTATGACCCTGTATCAATGTCACCGAACCCTGATGCTGGAGAAGAGGAACTGCCCTTCAGGGAGGGCCAGCTCCTCAAG GTGTTTGGAGACAAGGATGCTGATGGTTTCTACCGGGGCGAGAGTGGGGGACGCACAGGCTACATCCCCTGCAACATGGTGGCTGAGGTGGCTGTGGACAGCCCAGCAGGGAGACAACAGCTTCTCCAGCGGAGTCTCTTGTCCCCAAATGTTCTCACTGAGGGCTCGG GGAATGGTCCCTCTGCCTACTCCTCTGCCCACACACCTGGGCCTCCCCCCAAACCTCGCCGGTCCAAGAAAG TGGAGCTGGAAGGTCCTGCACAGCTCTGTCCAG GTCCTCCTAAGCTGATCCATTCTGCTGCCTCCAAAACCTCCCGACCTATGGTGGCTGCATTTGACTACAACCCTCGGGAGAACTCCCCCAATATGGATGTGGAG GCAGAGCTGCCCTTCAGAGCAGGGGATGTCATTACTGTGTTTGGGAATATGGACGATGATGGCTTCTACTAC GGAGAATTGAATGGACAAAGGGGCCTGGTTCCATCCAACTTCCTGGAGGGCCCTGGGCCTGAGGCAGGCGGCCTAGAATCTGGGACATCTCAAGCTGAGAGTCAG GACCCTAGAATCACCATACAAGGGCCTCCAGTGCCCCCAGGCTGGCACTGTGCCCTCAGCTCTGGAAGTTCCTCCAGGACCAAACTGGGGGAGTCACAGGGCATAGCTGAGAAGAAGCAGGGTCTCCTCGCCAAAGGAAAGGAACTCCTCAAAAGGCTGGGCTCCAGAAAAGACTGA
- the Tspoap1 gene encoding peripheral-type benzodiazepine receptor-associated protein 1 isoform X1, whose translation MEQLTTLPRLGDPGTMEPWALPAWQPWTQGQGCKSGDASPSIAGTLTALQVKGLRSEESSEPEGAHSPGPIGNTDPEETETRLPKLGQQTESPGYSCSRLEDEDAQAFKAKFNIGFGDRPNLELLRALGELQQRCTILKEENQMLRKSSFPETEEKVRRLKRKNAELAVIAKRLEERAQKLQETNMRVVSAPVPRPGSSLELCRKALARQRARDLSETASALLAKDKQIAALQRECRELQARLSLVGKEGPQWLHMRDFDRLLRESQREVLRLQRQIALRNQREPLRPARSPCPAAPSRVGAPAPGAPGEAILQDDVDSPQVVLGEPEKQQRVQQLESELCKKRKKCESLEQEARKKQRRCEELELQLRAAQNENARLVEENSRLSGRATEKEQVEWENAELKGQLLGVTKERDSALQKSRGLQSKLESLEQVLKHMREVAQRRQQLEVEHEQARLSLQEKQEEVRRLQQAQAEAKREHEGAVQLLESTLDSMQARVRELEGQCRSQTERFSLLAQELQAFRLHPGPLDLLTSALGCNALGDHPPPHCCCSTPQPCQGSGPKDLDLPPGSPGRCTPKSEPALATLTGVPRRTAKKAESLSNSSRSESIHNSPKSCPTPEVDTASEVEELEVDSVSLLPAALEGHSGGARIQVFLARYSYNPFEGPNENPEAELPLTAGEYIYIYGNMDEDGFFEGELMDGRRGLVPSNFVERVSDDDLLSTLPRELADSSHSSGPELSFLSGGGGGCSSGGQSSGGRSQPRPEEEAAGDELSLSPPPEGLGEPLAVPYPRHITVLKQLAHSVVLAWELPPERVDLRGFHIFVNGELRQALGPGVPPKAVLENMDLRAGPLHVSVQALTSKGSSDPLRCCLAVGAGAGVVPSQLRIHRLTATSAEITWVPGNSNLAHAIYLNGEECPPARPSTYWATFCNLRPGTLYQARVEAQIPSQGPWEPGWEKAEQRAATLQFTTLPAGLPDAPLDVQAEPGPSPGILMISWLPVTIDAAGTSNGVRVTGYAIYADGQKIMEVASPTAGSVLVEVSQLQLLQACHEVTVRTMSPHGESTDSIPAPVAPALASACQPARMSCLSPRPSPEVRTPLASVSPGLGDTSFPLRHPVPHGAQDSPASLSIEVSKGSQEEPPAPCSQEGAEAAVWSISEEKRAIGPTVSQEGPDPVAPPSLAKQAVECTSGDAGPIPCSTQGELTQKESSTEACHGGDLVSGLKLRSEKEDMSELGVRLVNSFVDHRNSDLSDIQEEEEDEEEEEEELGSRPSSSQKQVAGNRENEAKPQPDPFCETDSDEEILEQILELPLQRLCSKKLFSIPEEEEEEEEEEEGLEKPGPSSSSQDPSQPELALLGPDCDSSQPQGPGLCSLSPELSGAREHVEDMLGMVGGNGRRRGGGSPEKLPNRKRPQDPREHCSRLLGNGGPQTSARPVPPRERGSLPVIEGTRVGQEPGGRGRPGLSRRCPRGPAPESSLVSCLSPKCLEISIEYDSEDEQEAGSGGVSINSSCYPTDGEAWGTAAVGRPRGPPKVNSGPNAYLRLPAWEKGEPERRGRSAIGRTKEPPSRATETGESRGQDNSVRRGPQRRGARVPRSGTTELAHPRSPQEAPPHQDLPVRVFVALFDYDPVSMSPNPDAGEEELPFREGQLLKVFGDKDADGFYRGESGGRTGYIPCNMVAEVAVDSPAGRQQLLQRSLLSPNVLTEGSGNGPSAYSSAHTPGPPPKPRRSKKVELEGPAQLCPGPPKLIHSAASKTSRPMVAAFDYNPRENSPNMDVEAELPFRAGDVITVFGNMDDDGFYYGELNGQRGLVPSNFLEGPGPEAGGLESGTSQAESQDPRITIQGPPVPPGWHCALSSGSSSRTKLGESQGIAEKKQGLLAKGKELLKRLGSRKD comes from the exons ATGGAGCAACTGACAACCCTTCCACGGCTTGGAGACCCTGGAACCATGGAGCCATGGGCACTGCCTGCCTGGCAGCCCTGGACTCAGGGCCAGGGGTGCAAATCCGGAGATGCATCTCCAAGCATTGCTGGTACTCTGACAGCTCTGCAGGTTAAAGGATTGAGGTCTGAAGAGAGTTCCGAGCCTGAGGGAGCTCATAGCCCTGGGCCTATCGGGAATACAGACCCTGAAGAAACAGAGACCAGGTTGCCCAAGCTGGGGCAGCAAACGGAGAGCCCTGGGTACAGCTGTTCCAGGCTGGAGGATGAGGACGCACAGGCTTTTAAG GCCAAGTTCAACATAGGCTTCGGGGACAGGCCTAATCTGGAGCTGCTGAGGGCCCTAGGGGAGCTGCAGCAGCGCTGTACCATCCTGAAGGAGGAAAACCAAATGCTG AGAAAAAGCAGCTTCCCAGAGACGGAGGAGAAGGTACGGAGGCTAAAGCGGAAGAATGCTGAACTGGCGGTCATTGCCAAGCGCCTGGAGGAGAGGGCACAGAAGCTGCAGGAAACGAACATGAGGGTG GTGAGTGCCCCTGTGCCCCGACCTGGATCCAGTTTGGAGTTGTGCCGTAAGGCTCTAGCTCGCCAGCGAGCCCGAGACCTCAGTGAGACAGCCAGTGCACTGCTGGCCAAGGACAAACAGATTGCTGCCTTGCAGCGGGAGTGCAGGGAGCTGCAGGCCAGACTCTCTCTGGTGGGCAAG GAAGGTCCCCAGTGGCTGCATATGCGGGATTTCGACCGGTTGCTGCGCGAGTCCCAACGGGAGGTTCTGCGACTGCAGAGGCAGATCGCCCTGCGCAACCAGCGGGAGCCACTCCGGCCAGCCCGGTCCCCGTGTCCTGCTGCCCCCTCCAGAGTAGGGGCGCCGGCCCCCGGGGCCCCTGGAGAG GCCATACTTCAGGATGATGTGGATAGCCCACAGGTGGTCCTAGGGGAACCAGAGAAACAGCAAAGGGTACAACAGCTG GAATCTGAGCTCTGCAAGAAGCGAAAGAAATGTGAGAGTCTGGAGCAGGAAGCCAGGAAGAAGCAGAGGCGATGTGAGGAGCTG GAACTACAGCTGAGGGCAGCCCAGAATGAAAATGCTCGTCTGGTGGAGGAGAACTCTCGCCTCAGTGGGAGAGCCACAGAGAAGGAACAG GTGGAGTGGGAGAATGCAGAGCTAAAGGGACAGCTTCTGGGGGTGACAAAGGAGAGGGACTCAGCCCTTCAGAAGAGCCGGGGCCTGCAAAGCAAGCTGGAGAGCCTGGAGCAGGTGCTGAAG CATATGCGGGAGGTGGCCCAGCGGCGGCAGCAGCTGGAGGTGGAGCATGAGCAGGCTAGGCTCAGCctgcaggagaagcaggaggaggtccGGAGGCTGCAGCAG GCCCAGGCAGAAGCCAAGAGGGAACATGAGGGAGCAGTACAGCTGTTGGAG TCTACCTTGGATTCCATGCAG GCCCGGGTTCGAGAGCTTGAGGGCCAGTGCCGAAGCCAAACTGAGCgcttcagccttctggcacagGAGCTCCAGGCCTTCCGTCTGCACCCAGGCCCTCTGGATCTGCTTACTTCAGCCCTGGGCTGTAATGCCCTTGGGGACCACCCGCCACCCCACTGCTGCTGCTCTACCCCTCAACCCTGCCAGGGGTCCGGCCCCAAAG ATCTTGACCTCCCACCGGGCTCCCCAGGACGCTGCACTCCCAAATCTGAGCCTGCTCTCGCCACCCTTACTGGAGTCCCTCGAAGGACAGCTAAGAAGGCGGAGTCTCTTTCTAACTCTTCTCGCTCAGAGTCCATCCACAACAGCCCCAAGTCATGTCCCACACCAGAG GTGGACACAGCCAGTGAGGTGGAGGAGCTTGAGGTAGACAGTGTGTCCCTGCTCCCAGCAGCTCTGGAGGGCCACTCGGGAGGAGCCAGAATCCAGGTCTTCCTAGCACGCTATAG CTACAACCCCTTTGAGGGTCCCAATGAGAATCCAGAGGCTGAGCTTCCGCTGACAGCCGGCGAGTACATCTACATCTATGGTAATATGGACGAGGATGGCTTTTTTGAAG GGGAGCTCATGGATGGTCGAAGGGGCCTGGTCCCCTCCAACTTTGTAGAGCGTGTGTCTgatgatgaccttctgtccaccCTCCCTCGGGAGCTGGCCGATTCATCGCACAGCTCTGGCCCCGAACTCAGTTTCCTGAGTGGAGGCGGGGGTGGTTGCAGTAGTGGGGGCCAGAGCAGCGGGGGACGTAGCCAGCCCAGACCAGAGGAGGAGGCTGCAGGAGATGAACTCAGTCTGAGCCCCCCACCAGAGGGACTGGGCGAGCCTCTGGCTGTGCCTTACCCCCGACATATCACGGTCCTCAAGCAGCTAGCCCACAGTGTGGTGCTGGCCTGGGAGTTGCCTCCTGAGAGAGTAGATCTACGTGGCTTCCATATCTTTGTCAATGGGGAACTtcgtcaggccttggggcctggGGTGCCCCCCAAAGCTGTGCTTGAAAATATGGACCTGCGGGCTGGGCCTCTTCATGTGTCTGTCCAGGCCCTaaccagcaagggcagttcagATCCTCTGCGCTGTTGCCTGGCTGTGGGTGCCGGAGCTGGAGTGGTACCCAGCCAGCTACGGATCCATCGATTGACAGCCACATCTGCTGAGATCACCTGGGTGCCGGGGAATAGCAACCTGGCCCATGCCATCTACCTCAACGGAGAAGAGTGCCCACCTGCTCGCCCCAGCACCTACTGGGCAACCTTTTGTAACCTGAGGCCTGGCACACTCTACCAGGCCCGAGTGGAGGCTCAGATCCCATCTCAGGGGCCTTGGGAGCCaggctgggagaaagcagagcAGCGAGCTGCTACCTTGCAGTTCACCACACTTCCAGCAG GCCTGCCTGACGCCCCACTGGATGTCCAGGCTGAACCAGGACCCTCTCCTGGAATCTTGATGATCAGTTGGCTTCCTGTCACCATTGACGCCGCTGGTACCTCCAATGGTGTCCGGGTTACAGGCTATGCCATCTATGCTGATGGGCAGAAG ATTATGGAAGTGGCTTCCCCCACAGCAGGCAGTGTGCTGGTGGAGGTATcccagctgcagctgctgcaggCCTGCCATGAGGTGACTGTACGCACTATGTCACCCCATGGCGAGTCCACTGACTCCATCCCGGCCCCTGTTGCCCCAGCCCTGGCTTCTGCCTGCCAGCCAGCCAGGATGTCCTGTCTCTCACCACGACCAAGCCCAGAGGTCAGAACACCCCTTGCTTCAGTCTCCCCAGGGCTTGGGGATACCAGCTTTCCCCTCCGGCATCCTGTCCCCCATGGAGCTCAAGATTCTCCTGCAAGCCTTTCCATAGAGGTGTCCAAAGGGTCTCAGGAGGAACCTCCAGCCCCTTGTTCTCAG GAAGGGGCTGAGGCAGCTGTGTGGAgcatctcagaagagaagagggcTATCGGGCCAACTGTGAGCCAGGAAGGCCCTGATCCTGTGGCTCCTCCCTCCCTGGCTAAGCAGGCAGTGGAGTGCACTTCAGGAGATGCTGGCCCCATACCTTGCTCCACCCAAGGAGAACTGACCCAGAAGGAGTCAAGTACTGAAGCCTGTCATGGGGGAGATCTGGTCTCCGGGCTGAAACTCAGATCTGAG AAAGAAGATATGTCAGAGCTTGGAGTTCGCCTAGTGAATTCCTTTGTGGATCACCGAAACTCAGACTTATCAgacatccaggaagaagaggaagatgaggaagaagaggaagaggaactggGTTCCAGGCCTTCTTCCTCCCAGAAGCAGGTTGCTGGCAACAGGGAGAATGAAGCCAAG CCCCAGCCAGACCCCTTTTGTGAGACTGACAGCGACGAGGAGATCTTGGAGCAGATTCTGGAGCTGCCTCTCCAGCGGCTCTGCAGCAAGAAGCTGTTCAGCATCcccgaggaggaagaggaggaggaggaggaggaggaagggctggagaaaCCAGGGCCCAGCAGCTCTTCCCAAGACCCTAGCCAGCCTGAACTTGCATTGCTAGGGCCAGACTGTGATAGCAGTCAGCCCCAGGGACCTGGTCTGTGCTCTTTGTCTCCTGAGCTCTCCGGGGCCAGGGAGCACGTGGAGGATATGCTGGGAATGGTTGGTGGAAACGGCCGGAGGAGAGGAGGTGGCTCCCCTGAGAAACTCCCAAACCGCAAGCGACCTCAGGACCCCCGAGAACACTGCAGCCGGCTTCTTGGCAATGGAGGGCCCCAGACCTCTGCACGGCCCGTTCCTCCACGGGAGAGGGGCAGCCTCCCTGTGATTGAGGGCACTAGGGTTGGACAGGAGCCTGGTGGGAGAGGGCGGCCCGGTCTTTCCCGGAGGTGTCCCCGTGGCCCTGCTCCAGAATCCAGCTTGGTCAGCTGCCTCTCTCCAAAGTGTTTGGAGATCAGCATTGAGTATGATTCTGAGGATGAGCAGGAGGCGGGCAGCGGGGGTGTCAGCATCAACAGCTCCTGCTACCCCACAGATGGGGAGGCCTGGGGTACAGCGGCGGTAGGAAGGCCCAGGGGACCTCCGAAGGTCAATTCAGGCCCCAACGCCTACCTGCGCCTCCCAGCCTGGGAGAAAGGGGAACCAGAGCGGAGAGGCCGCAGTGCGATTGGCAGAACGAAGGAGCCACCCTCCCGG GCAACAGAAACTGGGGAGTCCAGAGGGCAGGACAACTCTGTGCGGAGGGGACCCCAGAGGAGAGGGGCCCGGGTGCCTAGGTCTGGTACCACTGAGCTGG CCCATCCAAGGAGCCCTCAAGAAGCACCACCTCATCAGGACCTACCTGTGAGGGTCTTTGTGGCTCTGTTTGACTATGACCCTGTATCAATGTCACCGAACCCTGATGCTGGAGAAGAGGAACTGCCCTTCAGGGAGGGCCAGCTCCTCAAG GTGTTTGGAGACAAGGATGCTGATGGTTTCTACCGGGGCGAGAGTGGGGGACGCACAGGCTACATCCCCTGCAACATGGTGGCTGAGGTGGCTGTGGACAGCCCAGCAGGGAGACAACAGCTTCTCCAGCGGAGTCTCTTGTCCCCAAATGTTCTCACTGAGGGCTCGG GGAATGGTCCCTCTGCCTACTCCTCTGCCCACACACCTGGGCCTCCCCCCAAACCTCGCCGGTCCAAGAAAG TGGAGCTGGAAGGTCCTGCACAGCTCTGTCCAG GTCCTCCTAAGCTGATCCATTCTGCTGCCTCCAAAACCTCCCGACCTATGGTGGCTGCATTTGACTACAACCCTCGGGAGAACTCCCCCAATATGGATGTGGAG GCAGAGCTGCCCTTCAGAGCAGGGGATGTCATTACTGTGTTTGGGAATATGGACGATGATGGCTTCTACTAC GGAGAATTGAATGGACAAAGGGGCCTGGTTCCATCCAACTTCCTGGAGGGCCCTGGGCCTGAGGCAGGCGGCCTAGAATCTGGGACATCTCAAGCTGAGAGTCAG GACCCTAGAATCACCATACAAGGGCCTCCAGTGCCCCCAGGCTGGCACTGTGCCCTCAGCTCTGGAAGTTCCTCCAGGACCAAACTGGGGGAGTCACAGGGCATAGCTGAGAAGAAGCAGGGTCTCCTCGCCAAAGGAAAGGAACTCCTCAAAAGGCTGGGCTCCAGAAAAGACTGA